CGCCGCGGACCGCCATCTCCTCCTGTACGGGGTGCAGGGAGGGCATCGTGCCGGGTTCGCCGCCCGTGGCCAGCCCCTCGGAGGTGACGATCTCCTGCCCGTCGAGTGCGGCGGCCGGGACCAGGCAGGCGTTGACAGCGACCCAGTCGGTGGGTTTGTGCACGCCGGGCCGGGCCACCATGACCGAGCAGGCACCGCACTCGCCCTCGGCACAACCCTCCTTCGTGCCGGTGAGACCGCGCTCGCGCAGGAAGTCCAGCGCTGTGGTGTGGGGCGTGGCCGGCGCGAGCGGCGTCTCTTCCCCGTTGACCGTGATGCGTGCCTCGGTGACGCCGCCGGGCAGCCGTTCCGGAGCGTGATCGGTCGATGTCATGTTCGCCAATTTGAGGCAGCTTTCTGTGTTCAGACGCGCCTCACGAAGGAAGCGGGCGCGGGAGAAGCGGGAGCAGGAGAAGCGGGCGCGGGTCGGCACGGGACAGCGAAGTGCCGCATCGCGGAGAGGAGAGTGCGGAGAACGAGAAGGAGAAGACAGCGGGACGTGCCGCGGAGGGGCACATCAGGACGGCGGCGTACTCAGCAGCCGTGCGCGATCCGACCCGGAACCCAGGCGGTGCACTGGGCGAGGCGACCGAGATCAGAGCTGGTGTACATCTGCTGGTCGCCTCCTTTTGGTGCCGGTGCCGGTGCCGTGGGTCAGTGCCGGGTGTTGGTCCCGAGGGGTAGTCCCAGGGGTCAACGACGTGGACCCGTGCCGTGGGTCAGTGCCGCGGCGCGGGTCAGCGTCATCGCAAACTAGTGACTTGCTTCACGCAGGTCAAGGGTGCGGGTCTCGGTGCAAGGGTGCGCGTCTCGGTGCGAGGGTGCGAATGCGGTGTGGGCCGGGCGTTCGGCCGCAGTTACGCGGCGAGAGCCTTGTCACCCTGTCCGGCACTCGGACGCCGGCTGTTGCCCGCCGCCAGCAGCGAGTCCGCTGCCTCGAGGGCCTGGCCGACGTCCTGGCAGTCGGTCATCACGCACAGCGTGTAGCTGACGTCTTCCAACGCGCGGGAGGTCGCGCCGGTGGGGCGGATGTCGTGATCGATACGTGCCTGTGCGAAGCGTGCCAGCACCGTGCGCAGCGTATTCTCCGCCGGGACAACCATTGCTTCTCCTCGATGTGGGCAGTGCCGTGTCTGCAGGGCCCGGTTGCCCCGTTCCACGGGAAGCACGCCCGGGGCGTGCTGCGGATGCCGAGGACCCCAGCGGCCGGAGCTGAATGGCATCCCCGATGCGCTACTTGAGGTCGCGCTGCTCGGGCACCACGACGCCGAAGCGGTCCTGGATCGTCGCGAGGGCGCTCTCATGGACCTGCCGGGCCGGGATGCCCCGCGGGTTCCCGTTCACCGGGAGCGGGCGGGTCGCCGAGGCGTCGCCGATCACGGTCGGGTCATAGCCGTTGTAGACGGCGCCCTCCGCGGTGAAGAGGGTGCACATGTGTGTCATGAAGCCGGAGATGATGACGTTCTTGCGGCCGGTCTTCTTGAGCTCGGCGGCGAGGTCGGTGTCGTGGAAGCCGTTGGGGACGGCCTTCTCGACGACGGTCTCCCCCTTGACCGGCTCGAGGGCCGGGATGATCTGTCCCGCCTTCGACTTCAGGTCGTAGCCCTTCTCCACGATGTGGATGACAGGCGTGTGCGCCTTGCGGGCACGCTCCAGGAGGGCCTTGGTGTTCTTGACCGCGTCGCGCCAGCCGGTGAGCTCCATCGTGCCGTGGGTGTAGACGTTCTGGTAGTCGACGAGGATCAGCGTCGCGTCGGACAGGTTCGCGGGCGTCTCGTCCAGCTTCATCAGCTGACGCAGCGTGGTGGTGTCCCTGGCGTGGTTCCTCTCGCGCTTCTTCTCATGGCTCTTCTCGTGGCGCTGGTCGCGGCTGTCGGTGCGCGTGGCGGCCTCGGAGCTACCGCCGCACGCGGTGAGCGTGGCGCCCAGCACGGCGGCGGCGCCCAGGATGGCGGCCGGACGGAGCAGCTCGGTCCGCATCAGACGATCTCCTTCTGCGTGGCGACCACGACCCCGTACAGGTCGGCGATGGTGGCCAAGGCGCCGTAGTGCACCTGGTGGGCGTCGAGGTCGGTGCCGGTGACCGGGAGCGAACGGGTCGCGGTGGCTTCGGCGACGACGGTGGGACGGTTGCCGTTCAGGAAGGCGCCCTGTGCGGTGAACGCCACGCACATGTGCGTCATCCAGCCGACGATGACGACGTCCTGTCCCTCCTTGAGGTGCGTGTCGAGGTCGGTGCCGACGAACGCGTTCGGGACCTGCTTGACGACGACCGGCTCGCCGTCGAGGGGCGCGACCTTGGGGTGGATGCTGCCGATCTCGGCGCGGATGTCGTACGGGGTGCCCTCCCCGCCGTCATTGATGACGTGCACGACGCGGGTACCTGCCTCGCGGGCCCGTGCGAGGAGCTGCTCGGCGGCGTCGAGGGACTTCTCCCAGCCATCGAGCTCCATGACGCCCTGGGTGTAGGTGTTCTGGAAGTCGATCAGGATCAGCGTCGCGTCAGCGAGCTTCGCGGGCGCCTGGTCGAAGCCGTTGAGCTCGCGCAGCGTCGTTCTGGACATGGGGAGACCACCTTCATGGATACGCGGAAGTGCAGTGGAATGCCTGCAATACGCAGTTCGCGGTGCTTCGTCGAGCTGCGTTGATCACGCTATGGCGGGGTGGGCAGGTCGGCAATGACGTGTAACCTGCAGATTCAGACATGGCAGACGCGAAGACGCCGATCGGGGGATCCGAGATCCATGCAGGACACCGCCGCCGGACGGCTCATCGTCATCGTGCTGTTCGACGGCGTCGACCTGCTCGACGTCACCGGGCCCCCCGAGGTGTTCTCGCTCGCGCTGCGCGAGACCGACGAGGCGGCGGGCTACGAGGTCGTACTCGCCGCCGCGGCCATGGATCCGGTCACCACGGGTGCGGGCGTACGCATCCTGCCCGACGTCACCTTCGAGGAGGCCGCGCGCCGCAGCATCGACACGCTGCTGGTGCCCGGCGCCGTGGAGGTGGACGCCGAACGCCGCGTGCACCCGCTCGTGGATCCCGAGCTCGTCGAGTGGGTGAAGGTCCTCGCCGCCCGCTCGCACCGGATCACGTCCGTGTGCGTGGGCGCGCATCTGCTCGCCGCGGCGGGCCTGCTGGACGGCAAGCGGGCGACCACGCACTGGTCGACCGCGCAGCGGTTGGCCGACGATCACCCGGCGGTGCGGGTCGACGCCGACCCGATCTTCATCCGCGAGGACAACGTGTGGACCGGAGCAGGCATCAGTGCCTGCCTCGACCTCTCGCTTGCGCTGATCGCCGACGATCTCGGCGAGGCGGTCGCGTTGCGGGTGGCCCGCCAGCTGGTGATGTACCTCAAACGTCCCAGCGGGCAGAGCCAGTTCAGCGTGCCGCTGACCCAGGTGTCCACGACCCGACGCATCGAGGACCTGCGCCACCACATCCTGCGCCACATCGGCAGACCACTGACCGTGACCGCTCTCGCCGAGTACGCGCACGTCAGCGACCGGCATCTGACACGCCTGTTCAAGACCGAACTGGGCGTGACCCCGCACGCGTACATCGAGTCGGTACGCGTGGAGAAGGCACGCCACAGCCTGGAGTCCTCGGACGCCACGCTCGAACGGATCGCGTCCGACTGCGGTTTCGGCACGGTGGACACGCTGGTGCGGGCGTTCCGGCGCCGTCTGAACACGACGCCGAGTGACTACCGGCGCGGGTTCCGGGTGCCTCAGTTGCCCTGAGACACCCCGCAGTCCAGGCGGTAGCCAGAGCTTTAAGCCGTGGCCTCAGGGCCGGGTGTGAGCGATCATCACCACAATGAACTCTCATTTCGTTGGCATAGCCGAGCTGGTCGAAACCCCGCCCGTGGCGGTCGTCGTCGACGTCATGCGTGCGTTCACCGTGGCCGCCTGGGCGTTCGCGCAGGGCGCGGAGAAGATCGTGCTCGCCGAATCGCTGGACGAAGCCCTGGCGCTCAAGGCCGCGCATCCGGCTTGGGTGGCGCTCAAGGACGGGCCGCCCGCACCCGGCTTCGACGTCGTCAACTCGCCGGGTCTGCTGCGCTCCGTCGACCTGGGCGGACGTACCGTCGTGCAGAAGACCACGGCAGGGACGGTCGGCGCCCTCGCGGTCAAGGAGGCGTCGCTGGTGCTGTGCGCGAGCTTCGTGGTCGCCGAGGCGACGGCGCGGTTGTTGCGGACACGTGAGTGCGACGACGTGACGTTCGTGGTCACCGGCGAGGGTGGGCGGGCCGACGAGGATCTGGCGTGCGCCCAGTACATCGCGCGGAGAGCCACCGAGGCCGGGACGGACGCTGCCGAGTTCCTCCGCCGCGCCGCCGGGTCGACCGCTGCGGCCGAGTTGACGCAGGGTGTGCGTCAGGGAGTCCACCCTGACGACGTCGCACTCTGCCTCGAACTCGACCGGTTTCCCTTTGCCGTGGTGGCGACGTTGGAAGGCTCGCTCATGGTCCTGCGTCCGTGCGTTGCGCCTTCGCCGAACGATGAGACGTCGATCTGAGCGCCGATGAGGTCCGTCACTCTCCCCCTCGCTGTCGCTGTCGCTGTCGCTGTCGCTGTCGCTGTCAGAGCACCTGCACGAAGAGCGTGGCGATGCCTCCGGTGACCAGACCGACGACAACGATCAAGGGACTGCCCTTAAGCGCTGCGCTGAGGTGGAAGCCCATGTCCCCGTACTCAGCCATGCCTTCCGTGCCGGGCAGGACCAGCAGGCGGGGACGTAGGCCCACGAGGATGATCCAATCGAGGACGACCAGATCGTAGACGCTCAACGTGGCGAATATGAGACCTGCGCAGACGGCCGCCGACAGGAAGGTCAAGCCTCCGTCCAGTGCTCCGCCCAGCCCCACCATCGCCGACGTCATCAAAGGGATGCCGCACACGCCCCACACGAACACGCCGACACATGCCGCGACCCGCCGACCGCGCGCACTCCTGGGTTTGCCGTACCGCGCCTGGACCGCCGGTGGATAGTCGTTCAGAAGGAAGTCCCGGCTGGCTGCCGCCCCCGCGAACACCGCCACGGTGAAGAGGACGCTCAGCACCAACCCGTACCCGACGCCGAACTCGATGATCGTTGACCACTGCATACCGACCCCTCCACAGGTTCTTTGTAGTGAACCGGACGACGCCATCACGTCGGCCGAAGCTGATGTCGGTAGAGGTATCGAGGTCACGCGCCCGACGACCAACCGCACCAGTCGCCCGCATCAGACCGCTGATCCAGCCACGGCAACCGCCCAGACGACGTACAGAACGTTCACCACCAGGCGGGCCACCGCGCCGACCGGCCGCTCCAGCAGGCGGGGCCGGTCCGGGCGCGCGCAGCGCAGCGCGTCCACGTGGGACACGAGGTAACAGGTGATCAGGAGAGCGGCGGCCCAGCCCCCGGCCGGCCTGGTGCGGGGAATGAGCACCAGCGCTCCCACCACGACTTCGACCACCCCCGAGGCGGCCACGAGGAACCTCTCCCGGCGGAGCCACGCGGGCACCAACGTGCGGAAGTAGTCGGGAAGCAGGAAATGCATGACTCCCGTGACCACAAGGAACACCGCCAACGTGACGGCAGCGATAGCGTGCATGGCACGATGATCCACTCACCGCGAGCCTGGGCTCTTGAACAAAGTGATCGCCGCATCGTCTTCGCCTCCGGTCCCGAGACGACGATGTTCGCCGAATCCCGTCCGAACCAGGTCGCCGCCCACCGGCTGCCCGCGTGGAAGGCCGTGCTCTCGATCGGCGGCCACGTGCAACTCCGCCGCGCCGGGCGGCCCGTGGTGGCCGCACCCGGGCTGATCGTGCCGCCCCAGCTGGCCCACAGCTGTGCGGCTACCTCGCCCTACGTCGCCCTGTTCATCGACGCCTGGCAGCTGCCCCCGTACCCGGAGCCGGTACAGCTGGACGCCGGGGAGGTCCGCCGCCTGGTCGCCGCGCTCGGCGCCCGCGACTCCTACGGCCCCGACACCAGTGCGGACCTGACCGCCACCTACGTCGAGTTGCGCACGCTCACCGGGGCGCCTTCCGCGGTCGACCCGAGGGTGGCCCGGGCCATCCACCTGTGCACACGGGCCGAACCGGACGCGCCGATCGCCTCCATCGGCAGCGAAGTCGGCCTCTCACCTCCGCGGCTGCGCGCCCTGGTCCAGCGGGACGTAGGCATTCCACTTGCTCGCTTGCGCCGATGGAGCCGCCTCCGCACCGCGATCGCCGACCTGCCGGACGCGACGGTCGCCGTGGCCGCAGCCACCGCGGGCTTCGCCGACCAGGCCCACCTCACGCGCACCGCACGGGACTTCCTCGGCCGTACGCCCGCTTCCCTGCGACACCCGGAGGCTTAGGCCCTGCGTCGGAAGTGATGACCTTCACGATGCGAGAGCTGAGCCAGCGCATAGCCGACCGCATCCGCACGCACGCCGAGCGGCTGCTGGCTCCCGACGGCCACACTGACCGCCGGGCCGCACTCGCCTTCACCGGCGTGTAGCCACCGCTCCGCGGGGGCACTATCACAGCCACCACCGGGAAGACCGCGACGTAAGTCGTTGAGCGCGGCCACAGAACCCGACCCACGGAACCCGACGGCCGACGGTGAGAGGGATCAGCATGCGGACCGGCATCGTCATGGCTGCGCGACCAGGTCTGGAACACCTGGCCGCACGCGCGGAGGAACTCGGCTTCAGCAGTTTCTGGGTCTACGACACGCCGATGATCCATGGCGATCCGTTCATCAGCCTCGCACTCTGCGCCCGGTCCACCAGCCGGCTCAAACTCGGCATCGGGGTCACCTCACCCGCGCTCCGCTCCGCGCCCGCCGCGGCGGCAGCGCTCAGCAGCCTCAACGCCCTCGCTCCCGGCCGCGTCATCTGCGGAGTCGGCACCGGCAACACAGCACGCCGCACGCTGGGCATGCGCCCCACGAAGTCGGCGGAACTGGAGTCGTTCACGGCCGCCTTGCAGGCTCTCACCACCGGTCGCGAGACGGACTACCGCGAGGGAACCCGGACCAGCAGGGTGCGCTTCCTGCACATCGGCGGCTACGTCGACACCGACGCGCCGGTGGAGTTCGTCGTGGCCGCGTTCGGCCCGAAGGTCGCCGCCATCGCGGGCCGCCTGAACACGGGAATGATCTCGTTCGCGCTCCACGCCCCGTCGGCCTGGTCCACGCTCGGCGACGCCCGCCGAGCGGCGGCGCAGGCAGCGGGCAACAGCGGCAGGACGCATTCGTACCTCCTCTCCTCCCTGTACGTCCTGGCCGACGGCGAGGACAGGTACGGCGAGGCCGTCAAGGACGCGATGGGGCACATCGCGGTGAGCGCGTTGCTCCTCGCGGTGGAGAACCCCGCCTTCCGCGCGTCTCTGCCCGATGAGGAGTCCGCGGCCGTCGACCGCCTGCTCCACCTGCGCGGCACCACCGCCACCGATCCCCACCGCCACCACACGCTCTACCGCAACTACCTCGGCCGACTGTCCACCGAGGAGCGCGATCTCGTCGTGCCCTCCCTGGTGGACAAGTTCGGCCTGGTCGGCACCAGGGACGAGATCAGGCAGCAGATCAACGCGCTGGAGAAGTCAGGGGTCGACGAGCTCGTGATCCAGCCCGTGGCGGACCCGGAAGCGGAAATGACCGCGCTCGCCCGGCTCCTGCCCTGATACGGCACAGCCACGGAGACTTGAGACCTTCAGGAACGTGACCGACGCAGGTAAGCAGAGAGCAGCAGGCCTCCACCGGCTATTCCGACCGCGCCCGCGGTCACGCTCCACCAATCCGTGGGATCACTCAATACGAATCCTTTGAAGACCGCGAAGACGCAGATGCCGACCCCGATCACTGAGAAAGCCAGCAGTCTCTTTCCAGTCATCCACATCACACATCCATAGGGTCGCTTCAAATTTTTCGGGCCAGCACCAGGACCCACTCACCGAACCCCCGACCCGACCTGCCCGAAGCGCGGATCTCGGCGCATATCCGCCCACGTCGACAGCCGCTCACAGTCAGTGATCACCGTATTGAACTGGCCGAATGATCGCGTGTCCGGAAAGTCGCCGTTGGTGCACCTATGACGCCTAACGCAGCGCCCCTCACGGCACATGTACACCATCAGCCCCGCACTCTCGCACGGCAGGCAACTCGCATACGCCGACGACATGTTGTTGCCGCTCTGCCACCCGCGCAACAGGGATCCATCCCTCTGTACGAGCCTCAGCGACGTGCCGTTCGAGTGCTGCGAGTGCCCCGTCGGTTACGGATGGCGACGTTCATCCACCGCGTGGCCGAAACTCGCACCTGATCGATCAAACAATCCTGGAATCCCTGGTCATGCGCCTCTCCAGGCACTTAAGTACCTGTCGGGCACTCGCTACCGGCCACGGGCGAAAGCCACCGGCCCTGTTTCGCGCCAGCGGTCGGCTCCGCTCCGCTCGTCGGCCGACATCGCTGTCCTACGCACTCAGGCACTCCCGAACGCCCGTTCGACCGTTTGACCGAGCCACCCACCCCCACTGCACCGAGGATCCCTCTACCTATGGCCGCCAGTGCACACCGTTCGGTGTCGTACTCACACCATCCGGCGGGCCACAGCGCTCAATCCGCCCCGTGCGGTCCGTCCCGCCCCAAGGGACGCTGATGGAGGGCTCGAACCCGGCCGGTGGCGTAACCCCGGCCGGCCGCGACACGGACCTCTCCACGGCAGTGCAGGACATCCGGGCCGGTTACTGGATGCAGATGCGGCAGGTACTGGCCCGTACCGGCACCTGGCCGCAGTGGACGTCCCGCACCCAAGTGCTGGGCGTCGTCGCGGCTCAGGCGAACGTCGTGGAGTTGTGGCTCAAGGAGGAGCCGGAGAGCCTCGCGGCCCGCGTGATGTACGCCAGAGTCGCCACCGAACGCGTGCTGCAGGCCCACCGGCGGGACTGGGCGCGCGACTACCGCAAAGCGCAGGACCTGGAGAAGCTGGTGGTCCGGGCCCGGGACGCGTGCGACCAGGCGAGCGAGGGGAATCCCGACGACGCCGTGCCCTGGATCTGCCGCCTCGCCCTGGCCGAAACGGACGTGGCAGGACGTTACCCGGAGCATCACCTGACCCCGCCGCCCCACGAGTATCTGCTGCCCGGCGGTCCATGGGGTCTGCTGTCGGAAGTACACCGCCGGGATCCGTTCAACCGCGAGGCATGGCACCGCATGTCCCAGGCGCTCCAGGCCCGCCCGGGTCCGGCGGGCCGCCAGGCGGTCGCGACGGATTTCGCCCGCTGGACGGTCTCCTTCGCGCCGCCCGACTCACCCCTCCTTCTGCTGCCCCTCTACGCCCGCGTGCAGGAGCACCGGGAGCGGCGGGACAACGGCGCGGCCATGCTGAACCTCCTGTGGACCAGGGAGGACACCACCCGGGCCATCACCCAGGCCTTCGAGGGCTGGTTCCGGAGGCGCGAGCCCGCCACCAGTTCCCAACTGGACCTGAACTACCTCGCCTACGCCCTGGCGAGGGGCGGCTTCGCCCAGTGGGCCGCCGAAGTGTTCGCCGCCATCGGCGACTTCGCCACTCCCGCCCCGTGGCACTACGACGCCCGGTACCCGGACGACCAGTGGCGGAAGGCATTCGAGGAGGACCGTGTCGCCTGCCTGAGATCCCGCCCGCGGCATACGGGAGGCAACCCCTGACCGCCACCCGACCTGGCCGGGCAGCCACCGGGTTCCCGTACGCCCGCTAGGGCCTGGCAACCACCCCAGCCCCACATCCCCCGTTCCACCCCCGCCTGCACCCCCATTGCAGCTTCCCCGTGCGGAGAACCGATGCCTTCGATGAGAACACCGCGCCAGCAGCGGAACCCGGCCGACCATGGCAGGGACCACGGCATGGACACCGACGTCGAATCCGGCGTCGACCACGACGGGGAGGACGCGCGCCTCCTCCAGTCACTGGGCTACACCCAGCAACTGCACCGCCGCATGGGGGCCTTCGGCAACTTCTCGGCCTCCCTCTCGGTCATCTCGATCATGTCGGGGACCCTGCTGCTGTTCGGCTACGGCCTGAACACGGGTGGCCCCGCGGTGATCACGTGGGGCTGGCTCGCCGTCGGACCGCTGGTGTTGTGCCTGGCCGCGGCGCTGGCGGAGATCACCTCCCGCTACCCCACCAGTGGCGGCCTGTACTACATGGCCCGCCAGCTCGGAGGCGAGCGGTGGAGCTGGTACACCGGCTGGCTCAACCTCCTGGGCCTGCTCGGCGGTATCGCCGCCCAGGACTACGGCATCGCGACGTTCACCGCCGCGTGGATGAACCTGCAGTTCGACTACACGCCGAGCCCCGGCTCCCTGCTGGCCCTGTACGCGGTCATCCTCGCCCTGCACGCGGTGATGAACCTCTTCGGCACCCGCCTGATGAACATCCTGACGTCGCTGAGCGCGTGGTGGCACTTGGCGGGAGCCGTCGTCATCATCGGCTCACTGGCGCTCGTACCCTCCCACCACCAGTCGGCCGGTTTCGTCTTCTCGGAGTTCACCAACAACACCGGCTGGAGTACCCCGGCCTACGTCATTCTGCTGGGCATGCTGCTGCCGGTCTTCGCGCTGGCCGGGTACGACACCTCGGCGCACCTGAGCGAGGAGACCAACCATGCCTCCGTCGCCGCGGCCCGCGGGGTCTTCCGCTCGGTGGCGGTGTCCTGGATCGCCGGTGGCATCCTGCTGACCACGCTGCTGTTCGCCGTCCAGGACTACACCGGGACCCTGGAGAGCCAGACCGGCGTGCCCGTGGCGCAGATCCTTCTGGACGCGCTGGGCATGGCGGCGGCCAAGGCGCTGCTGCTGGTGATCATCGTGGCCCAGTTCCTGTGCGGCTACACCGTGACCGCCAGTGCCAGCCGCATGATCTACGCCTTCGCCCGGGACGGTGCCCTGCCCGGATCGTCGCGCTGGAAGAAGGTCAGCCGCCGCACCGCCATCCCCGCCAACGCGGTCTGGCTGGCGGTAGTCGTCGCTTTCGTACTGGCACTCCCCTCCCTGTACTCGAACACGGCGTTCTCAGCGGTGACCGCCATTTCGGTCGTCGGATTCACCTCGGCCTACGCCATCCCGGTCCTGTTGCGACTGATCCACCGGGAACGATTCTCCCCGGGGCCCTGGAACCTGGGCCGGTGGAGCCGGCCGATCGGCTGGGTCGCGGTGGTGTGGGCGGCCGCGGTCACGGTGCTGTTCCTGCTGCCGCAGAGCAGCCCGGTCAGCGCCAAAACGTTCAACTACACGCCCGTCGCCGTGGTGGTGGCCTTCCTCATAGCCGCCCTGTGGCGCCGCTTCGGCCGCGACTCGTACCACGTGCCCCGCTCCAGCTCTCCCACCGAGGACAAGCAGTTCGAGGGCATCATCTGATGACGACGACAGCACCCTCCGCACCACAACGACCGCAACAACCGCAACAACCCTTGGGGGTACGGTGACTGGCCTCGCGGCGTCCATCGAATCGGCACAGCAGCTCACCGTGGCCTGGCGCGGCCTGGTGCTCGACCGCGATGCGGAAGCGGATGTGCGCGACCTTCCCGGCATCGCCGTCCGCTGGGCCGACTGCCAATTCTCCTTCTACAACTGCATCACCCTGACCGAATCGGGGGCGGGAGCGGATCTCGTCGCACAGCGCCTCACCCAGGCGGCGGACATCATGCGCGCGAAGGAGCATCCGGGCTTCCTGTGGCTCTTCGAGGACCTCCTCGAAGACGAGGCCCGCGCCTCGCTGACCGCGGCGGCGGAGCGGGCCGGTCTGCGGTACGCGTTCCCGGGCACGGGCATGGCCGGAGACCTGCTGCCCATCCCCGACCCGGTCCACCCCGACCTGACGTTCGTGCGGGTACGCACCGACGAGCACTTGCGGGCCTACGCGGACCTCCAGTCACGCGCGTACGACTTCCCCCTGGAGGAAGGCCGCGACGGCCTGGTCGGCTCCGCGCACTGGAAGGACGAGATGTACGCGTACCTGGCCATGCGGGGCGACGTTCCGGTGGCGTGCGCGGCGACGGTCGAAGCGGACGGCCGCCTCTTCGTCGCCTTCGTCGCCACGGACCCGCAGTGGCAGCGCAAGGGCTACGGCGAGGCGGTCACGCGCAAGGCCCTGTACGAGGGCGCCGCGGCCACCGGCCTGTCCCGCGCCACGTTGCACGCGACCGTCGCGGGGGCACCCGTGTACCCGCGTATCGGCTTCGAGCCGAACACGCCCATCCACTTCTACAGCCTGACGGAGTGAGCCCGCATCCGGACCATCATTCTGACGATCTGGGCCGGCGAGGTGATGGCGCGGCATCAGCTCAGTCGCTCAGCGCTCCAGCCCCTCGGGCGCGAACCGGTCGCTGTTGACGCGGATCCAGGTGCGCAGATGAGCCAGCGGCTCCAGGGCACCGCGGCCGAGTTCGGTCAGCTCGTACTCGACACGCGACGGGACCTCCGGGTAGACGGTGCGTACGACCAGGCCGTTGTCCTCCAGGCGCCGCAGCGTCTGGGTGAGCACCTTGGGGCTGACGCCCTCCAGTTTGCGCCGCAGCTCGCCGAAGCGGCGGGGACCGTCCGACAGGGCGGTGATGGCCAGTCCCGTCCATTTGTTGGCGAGCAGTTCGAAGATCGCCCGGCCCGGGCAGAGCAGCCCGTAGATGTCGTGCTGGTACGCGCGCCCGGTCACGTCGGAAAACCGGCCCTGAGCTGTCATGGTTTCCAAAATATACTTGGCGCCCTTGCGGGTGACCACGGGGTTGATCATACGTTCGCGGCATGAACTCGATCGCCGCTTCCGCCCCTGTCCGCGTCGGCCTGGTCGGCCTCTCCGCCCGCGGCGGCTGGGCCGCCCAGTCGCACTTGCCCGCCCTTTCCCTCGTCAGCGGCTACGAAGTCCGCGCCCTGTCGGCCTCGAGCGGCGAGTCCGCCCGACTCGCGGGCGAGAAGTACGGGGTCCCGCTCGCCTTCGGCAGCACCGCGGAGCTGGTGGCGAGCGACGAGGTCGACCTGGTGGTGGTCAGCGTCCGGGTGCCGCTGCACCGGGAGGTGATCCTCGCGGCGCTCGGCGCAGGCAAGGCGGTGCTGTCCGAGTGGCCGCTGGGCAACGGGCTCGCGGAGGCGGAGGAGCTCGCGGCGGCCGCGGCGAAGGCGGGAGTGCGGACCTTCGCCGGGCTTCAGGCCCGCTCGGCACCCGCGGTGCGACAGGTGCGGGACCTGGTCGCCGAGGGGTACGTGGGCGAGGTCCTCTCCACCAGCCTGGTGGCGTCGGGGCGCCGGTGGGGCGCCACCTACGAGCCGAGCGGCGCATACCTCCTGGACCGGGCGAACGGCGGCACCATGCTGACGATCCCCTTCGGGCACACCGTCGACGCCGTGGCCCAAGTGCTCGGCGAGTACACCGAGGTCTCCTCGACACTCGCGACCCGGCGCC
The sequence above is a segment of the Streptomyces sp. Je 1-369 genome. Coding sequences within it:
- a CDS encoding DUF5133 domain-containing protein, which gives rise to MVVPAENTLRTVLARFAQARIDHDIRPTGATSRALEDVSYTLCVMTDCQDVGQALEAADSLLAAGNSRRPSAGQGDKALAA
- a CDS encoding isochorismatase family protein, giving the protein MRTELLRPAAILGAAAVLGATLTACGGSSEAATRTDSRDQRHEKSHEKKRERNHARDTTTLRQLMKLDETPANLSDATLILVDYQNVYTHGTMELTGWRDAVKNTKALLERARKAHTPVIHIVEKGYDLKSKAGQIIPALEPVKGETVVEKAVPNGFHDTDLAAELKKTGRKNVIISGFMTHMCTLFTAEGAVYNGYDPTVIGDASATRPLPVNGNPRGIPARQVHESALATIQDRFGVVVPEQRDLK
- a CDS encoding cysteine hydrolase family protein, yielding MSRTTLRELNGFDQAPAKLADATLILIDFQNTYTQGVMELDGWEKSLDAAEQLLARAREAGTRVVHVINDGGEGTPYDIRAEIGSIHPKVAPLDGEPVVVKQVPNAFVGTDLDTHLKEGQDVVIVGWMTHMCVAFTAQGAFLNGNRPTVVAEATATRSLPVTGTDLDAHQVHYGALATIADLYGVVVATQKEIV
- a CDS encoding GlxA family transcriptional regulator; protein product: MQDTAAGRLIVIVLFDGVDLLDVTGPPEVFSLALRETDEAAGYEVVLAAAAMDPVTTGAGVRILPDVTFEEAARRSIDTLLVPGAVEVDAERRVHPLVDPELVEWVKVLAARSHRITSVCVGAHLLAAAGLLDGKRATTHWSTAQRLADDHPAVRVDADPIFIREDNVWTGAGISACLDLSLALIADDLGEAVALRVARQLVMYLKRPSGQSQFSVPLTQVSTTRRIEDLRHHILRHIGRPLTVTALAEYAHVSDRHLTRLFKTELGVTPHAYIESVRVEKARHSLESSDATLERIASDCGFGTVDTLVRAFRRRLNTTPSDYRRGFRVPQLP
- a CDS encoding 2-phosphosulfolactate phosphatase produces the protein MNSHFVGIAELVETPPVAVVVDVMRAFTVAAWAFAQGAEKIVLAESLDEALALKAAHPAWVALKDGPPAPGFDVVNSPGLLRSVDLGGRTVVQKTTAGTVGALAVKEASLVLCASFVVAEATARLLRTRECDDVTFVVTGEGGRADEDLACAQYIARRATEAGTDAAEFLRRAAGSTAAAELTQGVRQGVHPDDVALCLELDRFPFAVVATLEGSLMVLRPCVAPSPNDETSI
- a CDS encoding MauE/DoxX family redox-associated membrane protein; protein product: MHAIAAVTLAVFLVVTGVMHFLLPDYFRTLVPAWLRRERFLVAASGVVEVVVGALVLIPRTRPAGGWAAALLITCYLVSHVDALRCARPDRPRLLERPVGAVARLVVNVLYVVWAVAVAGSAV
- a CDS encoding helix-turn-helix domain-containing protein encodes the protein MFAESRPNQVAAHRLPAWKAVLSIGGHVQLRRAGRPVVAAPGLIVPPQLAHSCAATSPYVALFIDAWQLPPYPEPVQLDAGEVRRLVAALGARDSYGPDTSADLTATYVELRTLTGAPSAVDPRVARAIHLCTRAEPDAPIASIGSEVGLSPPRLRALVQRDVGIPLARLRRWSRLRTAIADLPDATVAVAAATAGFADQAHLTRTARDFLGRTPASLRHPEA
- a CDS encoding LLM class flavin-dependent oxidoreductase, producing the protein MRTGIVMAARPGLEHLAARAEELGFSSFWVYDTPMIHGDPFISLALCARSTSRLKLGIGVTSPALRSAPAAAAALSSLNALAPGRVICGVGTGNTARRTLGMRPTKSAELESFTAALQALTTGRETDYREGTRTSRVRFLHIGGYVDTDAPVEFVVAAFGPKVAAIAGRLNTGMISFALHAPSAWSTLGDARRAAAQAAGNSGRTHSYLLSSLYVLADGEDRYGEAVKDAMGHIAVSALLLAVENPAFRASLPDEESAAVDRLLHLRGTTATDPHRHHTLYRNYLGRLSTEERDLVVPSLVDKFGLVGTRDEIRQQINALEKSGVDELVIQPVADPEAEMTALARLLP